Proteins encoded within one genomic window of Phototrophicus methaneseepsis:
- a CDS encoding SH3 domain-containing protein: MSAPASAQTSGRVAFAQPKLVVNTSFLNIRTGPSASYAVLLTVVGGTELPVLGTAADNVWYYVSTEVGAGWVNITYTLPRGDFTNVPLVDTSQIEVQAPAAGIGVPSLAGKGYVTGVSLLGKDMFAQPDYDSMHIATSVPNDPLTVYPLLDQRNVDGVTWYLVSVSGVGTGWMDDVQIRILDCGPETVGVTTAETPIRFEGISNKDSYLLPANVEGLLLGFGGVGNIYYRFQLPDGTLGLVDVNAVAPRSNDVYSVCDNLPAIVNANSLASLGQGGGAATPVLAGNRAIINTGFLNIRTGPGAGYAIVATVPGGTELAVIGRATDDVWMLVEGAFGRGWLNNEFILFRGDYSTIPVISDAIVITDVASLGQGGGGATVTSGQQVTGISLVGKDMYAEPSYNAMHIATSVPNDPSTIYPLLGQRTVDGTTWYYASVEGVGTGWMDAVELRLLSCGSDQVGVTVGDHPIRFDGIANRDSFVLPNGTEGYIVGRRGEFTIFELQDGTVGLVLAEVIVPREGVTSVCRGISTISGQISTGTTATGEPVAATGNVVIVNTGFLNIRSGPNAGFAVVATAPGGTELAVVGRTGDGVWYYVEGAFGRGWLNNQFVLFRGDYTTVPVISF, encoded by the coding sequence ATGAGTGCGCCGGCGTCTGCCCAGACTAGTGGACGTGTCGCCTTTGCACAACCGAAATTGGTGGTTAATACAAGCTTTTTAAACATAAGAACGGGGCCAAGTGCAAGCTATGCCGTTCTTCTAACCGTGGTCGGTGGTACAGAATTGCCCGTCCTAGGTACTGCAGCAGATAATGTCTGGTATTACGTATCGACAGAAGTCGGCGCGGGATGGGTCAATATCACTTACACCTTACCACGTGGTGATTTTACAAATGTTCCCCTGGTTGATACTTCACAAATTGAAGTCCAGGCTCCTGCTGCCGGTATTGGTGTGCCGTCTTTAGCGGGTAAAGGCTATGTTACAGGCGTTTCACTCCTCGGTAAGGATATGTTCGCTCAGCCAGATTATGACTCGATGCATATCGCAACCAGCGTGCCAAATGATCCATTAACAGTCTATCCATTGCTTGATCAACGGAACGTTGATGGTGTTACCTGGTATCTAGTAAGTGTCTCAGGCGTGGGTACAGGTTGGATGGACGATGTCCAGATTCGCATCCTCGATTGTGGGCCAGAAACAGTTGGCGTAACGACGGCCGAGACACCGATTCGTTTTGAAGGTATCTCTAACAAAGATAGCTATCTGTTACCAGCGAATGTCGAAGGGTTGCTGTTAGGATTTGGTGGCGTTGGCAATATTTATTACCGCTTCCAACTGCCAGATGGCACTTTAGGCCTGGTTGATGTCAACGCGGTTGCACCACGATCAAATGATGTTTACTCCGTTTGCGATAACCTGCCGGCTATTGTGAATGCAAATAGCTTAGCTTCTCTGGGGCAGGGCGGTGGTGCTGCAACGCCTGTTCTGGCTGGTAATCGTGCAATCATCAACACAGGTTTCTTGAACATCCGCACGGGTCCAGGTGCAGGTTACGCTATTGTAGCTACTGTGCCGGGTGGTACAGAGCTTGCTGTGATCGGTCGTGCAACAGATGATGTTTGGATGCTTGTTGAAGGCGCCTTTGGTCGGGGTTGGTTGAACAACGAGTTCATTCTATTCCGTGGTGATTACAGCACAATTCCGGTTATCAGCGATGCTATTGTGATTACAGATGTCGCGAGCTTAGGCCAGGGTGGTGGTGGTGCGACTGTCACGAGTGGACAGCAAGTCACAGGTATCTCTCTCGTTGGCAAAGATATGTACGCAGAACCGAGCTACAATGCCATGCATATCGCCACCAGCGTGCCAAATGATCCATCAACAATCTATCCGTTACTAGGCCAGCGAACCGTTGATGGCACAACGTGGTATTATGCCAGTGTTGAGGGTGTTGGTACGGGTTGGATGGATGCTGTTGAACTGCGCTTGCTTTCCTGCGGTAGTGATCAGGTTGGTGTGACCGTTGGCGATCATCCTATTCGTTTTGATGGTATCGCCAATCGCGATTCTTTCGTGCTGCCGAATGGGACTGAAGGCTACATTGTTGGCCGTCGTGGTGAATTTACGATCTTTGAACTGCAGGATGGCACTGTCGGCCTCGTCTTGGCAGAAGTTATCGTACCGCGAGAGGGTGTAACGTCTGTCTGCCGTGGTATTTCGACGATAAGTGGTCAGATCTCCACAGGAACAACTGCAACAGGTGAACCTGTTGCTGCGACAGGAAATGTTGTCATTGTAAATACCGGCTTCCTGAATATCCGTTCAGGCCCGAATGCTGGTTTTGCTGTGGTAGCGACGGCCCCTGGTGGTACTGAATTGGCTGTTGTTGGCCGCACTGGCGATGGCGTCTGGTACTACGTTGAAGGCGCTTTTGGCCGGGGATGGTTAAATAACCAGTTTGTTTTGTTCCGCGGTGATTACACAACAGTCCCAGTGATTAGCTTCTAG
- a CDS encoding L,D-transpeptidase, translating into MEDCTQPDYGLSANELAAINEVELQYLEPDQKLMHDRRYMSVTGTTPVYDAPGGNVVRTISEGFNYVTASTDDNGWTQINDGEWVQSEFLTDVNWNVSSFTGILLPDEMPEYTIAWALVNMYPSKTPGGNPSESFDLIYRYTELHIFATEIVDGFRWYQVGEDMWVHQHRVAKIQPLQEIPEGVNTERWVSIDLYEQVLIAYEGTRPVFATLIATGLDRWPTVEGTFQIYYRHQREYMSWGTVGDDYYSLEEVPWTMYFDDGRALHGAYWHDGFGYRRSHGCVNMSITDAHWLYEWVVEVMGSRSSADIEEGPFVYVYSSGTYA; encoded by the coding sequence GTGGAAGATTGTACACAGCCAGACTATGGCTTGAGTGCGAACGAGCTTGCAGCGATTAATGAAGTTGAGCTTCAGTATTTAGAACCTGATCAGAAACTCATGCATGATCGGCGATATATGAGCGTTACAGGGACGACGCCAGTGTATGATGCCCCCGGCGGCAATGTTGTCCGCACAATCAGCGAAGGCTTTAATTATGTGACGGCCTCAACAGATGATAACGGCTGGACCCAGATTAATGACGGTGAGTGGGTGCAGTCTGAATTCTTGACTGATGTAAACTGGAATGTCTCATCATTTACCGGTATTTTGCTACCAGATGAGATGCCGGAATACACAATTGCCTGGGCACTAGTCAACATGTACCCGAGCAAAACACCTGGGGGTAATCCATCTGAGTCATTTGACCTCATCTATCGCTATACGGAATTACACATCTTCGCCACAGAAATCGTTGACGGCTTTCGCTGGTATCAGGTTGGCGAAGATATGTGGGTCCACCAGCACCGAGTTGCTAAAATCCAGCCGCTGCAAGAAATCCCTGAAGGCGTAAATACAGAACGCTGGGTCAGTATTGATTTATATGAGCAGGTCTTAATTGCCTACGAAGGGACGCGGCCTGTCTTTGCCACGCTCATTGCAACGGGGCTGGATCGCTGGCCTACAGTTGAAGGCACCTTCCAAATCTATTATCGGCATCAACGTGAATATATGAGTTGGGGCACCGTTGGCGATGACTATTATTCGCTAGAAGAAGTTCCCTGGACGATGTATTTCGACGATGGGCGCGCACTACATGGGGCCTATTGGCATGATGGTTTCGGCTACCGCCGCAGTCACGGTTGTGTCAACATGAGCATTACAGATGCACATTGGCTTTACGAGTGGGTCGTTGAAGTGATGGGGTCACGCTCTTCAGCAGATATTGAAGAAGGCCCCTTCGTCTATGTGTACAGCAGCGGAACCTATGCTTAG
- a CDS encoding ATP phosphoribosyltransferase regulatory subunit, with product MSRDLSQKLSEHLSLYGYQHREMSIIQPAEIFLTRAGDTIIHRLFVFDRYGQAMALRPEFTSAAARQYVLDKHSDIMRWHFVGPVFEDLPESPFKNQRASVGAELLNAEGVFADQEIITMAAKGVQDLPLADWKLVIGNVALQKHLLTMDSGDNRQYRLLLDQRETLKTAGLDEAEQRLRATLSQLQDEAHTMSNGTVVNSSQPGLSTNRMLDVLLDSTQYGTTMGSRSREDIAERILHKHLRARDAENLIQMLKIFAEWTALRGKPEEVFPQVEAMLTSDDDYGHELLHQWQEMIQLITLSGIPEDRIILQPNLARNWEYYTGVVFGLEVEDQYIAAGGRYDDLAQLVTDSEQKIPAVGFTYYVDTLQAILGPEHEPSLTVANLIVTPETFAMGSQWADLLRQAGIATILSQDESPQYTQTLYIQPNGDVRFNDKVYDKNKINDLVVALRDTPSYE from the coding sequence ATGAGCCGAGATTTATCACAAAAACTCAGCGAGCATCTCTCGCTGTATGGTTATCAACATCGTGAAATGTCCATCATCCAGCCAGCAGAGATATTTTTAACGCGCGCTGGGGATACCATAATTCACAGGCTGTTTGTCTTCGATCGCTACGGACAGGCAATGGCGCTCAGGCCAGAATTTACGTCTGCGGCAGCCCGTCAGTATGTTCTTGATAAGCATTCAGACATAATGCGCTGGCATTTCGTTGGCCCAGTTTTTGAAGATTTGCCGGAATCCCCTTTTAAGAATCAACGTGCTAGCGTCGGCGCTGAACTGCTCAATGCAGAGGGTGTATTTGCCGATCAAGAGATCATCACCATGGCAGCAAAGGGCGTGCAAGATCTTCCGTTGGCAGATTGGAAGCTCGTAATCGGTAACGTAGCGCTACAAAAGCACCTACTCACAATGGATTCAGGCGATAATCGTCAGTATCGTCTCCTGCTTGACCAACGAGAAACGCTAAAAACTGCTGGCCTTGATGAAGCAGAGCAACGGTTGCGCGCAACTCTTTCTCAGTTGCAGGACGAAGCTCATACGATGTCGAATGGGACCGTTGTCAATAGCTCTCAGCCGGGTTTGTCAACAAACCGAATGCTCGATGTCTTGCTTGATTCGACACAATATGGCACGACAATGGGAAGCCGTTCCAGAGAGGATATTGCTGAACGCATCCTACATAAGCATTTACGCGCTCGTGATGCCGAAAATCTGATTCAGATGTTGAAAATCTTTGCAGAATGGACTGCATTGCGTGGGAAACCTGAAGAAGTTTTCCCTCAGGTAGAAGCAATGCTCACCTCTGATGACGACTATGGACATGAGCTACTGCATCAATGGCAAGAGATGATTCAGCTCATCACGCTAAGCGGCATTCCTGAAGATCGAATCATCTTACAACCCAACCTGGCACGCAATTGGGAGTATTACACAGGAGTTGTCTTTGGCTTAGAAGTCGAAGATCAGTATATTGCAGCAGGCGGTCGCTATGATGATCTCGCTCAACTAGTGACTGATTCTGAGCAGAAAATCCCTGCAGTCGGCTTTACATATTACGTTGATACATTGCAAGCAATCTTAGGACCAGAACACGAGCCATCATTGACCGTCGCGAACCTGATTGTAACGCCGGAGACATTTGCAATGGGTTCTCAATGGGCTGATCTACTGCGGCAAGCTGGTATAGCGACAATCCTAAGCCAGGATGAATCACCGCAGTATACGCAAACCCTCTATATACAACCAAATGGTGACGTTCGCTTTAACGATAAAGTTTACGATAAAAACAAAATCAACGACCTCGTCGTGGCACTAAGGGATACACCATCATATGAATAA
- the hisG gene encoding ATP phosphoribosyltransferase has product MNNFTLALPSKGAIADPTINFLSNCGLKIVKPNPRQYTGDIPAIDGLSVLFQRVKDVAYKVADGTAQLGITGYDVVCENPNDDTIVIHDKLGYGQCSLVVAVPESWVDVENMYDLADVAIDMRDNQRRNLRVATTFPHQTRQFLHAHHIHHFTIVKADGAIEAAPTIGYADMIVDLTQTGTTLRENHLKMLPDGVITESQACLIGNKKALLSHPELMQMTKTLLEYIDAAMNARKIYQVTVDIQGESAESIAHRILQDNNTRGLIGPTIAPIYTQNSSDKWFTATVTVQHSNLLAATNYLRSIGGRHALVMPARYVFMESSHTYDALEVKLASS; this is encoded by the coding sequence ATGAATAACTTCACACTCGCATTGCCCAGCAAAGGTGCCATTGCAGATCCAACGATTAACTTTCTCAGCAACTGCGGCTTAAAGATTGTAAAGCCGAACCCACGCCAATATACAGGCGATATTCCGGCAATTGATGGCCTCTCCGTGCTATTCCAGCGTGTCAAGGATGTGGCCTACAAAGTTGCTGATGGTACAGCTCAACTTGGCATTACCGGCTATGATGTCGTCTGTGAGAACCCAAATGATGATACTATCGTCATCCATGATAAGTTGGGTTATGGTCAGTGCAGCCTTGTCGTTGCCGTACCGGAGTCGTGGGTTGATGTTGAAAATATGTATGACCTAGCTGATGTGGCTATCGATATGCGCGATAATCAACGCCGGAACTTGCGCGTAGCAACAACGTTTCCACATCAAACTCGCCAGTTCCTACACGCACACCATATCCATCACTTCACTATTGTTAAGGCTGATGGCGCAATTGAAGCAGCACCTACGATTGGTTATGCGGATATGATCGTTGACCTCACGCAAACTGGGACCACATTGCGTGAAAATCATCTCAAGATGCTACCGGATGGTGTCATTACAGAATCACAGGCTTGCTTAATTGGCAACAAGAAAGCGCTGCTAAGCCACCCCGAACTCATGCAGATGACAAAAACATTGTTGGAATACATTGATGCAGCGATGAACGCCCGCAAAATCTATCAGGTCACTGTTGATATTCAGGGAGAAAGTGCTGAGAGCATCGCTCATCGCATTTTGCAGGATAACAATACACGAGGATTAATTGGGCCGACGATTGCGCCTATTTATACGCAAAACAGTAGCGATAAATGGTTTACCGCTACTGTAACCGTACAACATAGCAATTTGCTCGCTGCGACAAACTATCTGCGTTCAATTGGTGGGCGGCATGCTCTGGTGATGCCTGCGCGTTATGTGTTCATGGAATCTTCACATACGTATGATGCGCTGGAAGTTAAATTGGCCTCAAGCTAA
- the hisD gene encoding histidinol dehydrogenase — MIQYWELDKLTAEQRAKIMTRAEQDIRDLLPLAQEVIDDIRANGNEAVVKYARKFDAENFTADMLRATPEDFAAARANLDPKLIAAIEMAYDNIRTFHEEQMPEKMWFTEVKPGIMAGEKISPIASAALYVPRGKGAFPSVMLMLATPAKVAGVPRVVVVTPPRPDGKADDASLVAAEICGIDEVYVVGGIQSIAAVAFGTETIPAVDKIIGPGSSYVSSAKRLLYGTVDVGLPAGPSESIILADENADPRLAALDLLVEAEHGPDSAAILVTHSKEVAEKALEILPEYIAELPAWRREFVETVLSNYGGVMLTGSLDESIAFVNDYAPEHLEVMVKDPFIALNKINNAGEILLGDMTPIPTANYALGLNAILPTGGFAKTFSSVSIWDFLKRSGVGYLSREGYDYLQENVAMLADYEGFPAHAQALRIRNQILNED; from the coding sequence ATGATACAGTACTGGGAACTTGACAAGCTCACGGCTGAACAGCGCGCCAAAATTATGACGCGTGCCGAACAAGACATCCGGGATTTGCTCCCATTGGCACAAGAGGTCATTGATGACATCCGTGCCAATGGCAACGAAGCTGTCGTGAAATATGCTCGCAAATTCGATGCGGAGAACTTCACTGCGGATATGCTGCGCGCAACGCCAGAGGATTTTGCAGCGGCGCGTGCGAACCTGGACCCGAAGTTGATCGCTGCCATTGAAATGGCTTATGACAATATTCGGACTTTCCATGAAGAGCAAATGCCGGAGAAAATGTGGTTCACAGAAGTGAAGCCCGGTATTATGGCTGGTGAGAAGATAAGCCCGATAGCCAGTGCAGCGCTCTACGTTCCCCGTGGTAAAGGTGCTTTTCCCTCAGTGATGCTCATGCTAGCGACGCCTGCTAAAGTTGCTGGTGTGCCCCGTGTGGTCGTCGTAACCCCACCACGTCCAGATGGTAAAGCGGATGATGCTTCGTTGGTGGCTGCGGAAATATGCGGCATTGATGAGGTGTATGTCGTAGGTGGTATTCAATCGATTGCGGCTGTAGCCTTTGGCACTGAGACAATTCCGGCTGTAGATAAAATCATTGGCCCAGGCAGTAGTTACGTTTCTTCTGCTAAACGGTTGCTTTATGGTACCGTTGATGTGGGCCTGCCAGCTGGCCCAAGTGAATCCATTATTCTGGCTGATGAGAACGCGGATCCGCGTCTGGCAGCATTGGATTTACTTGTTGAAGCCGAACATGGCCCAGATTCAGCAGCCATCTTAGTTACACACAGTAAAGAAGTCGCTGAAAAAGCTCTTGAAATTCTCCCTGAATATATTGCCGAACTGCCCGCATGGCGGCGCGAATTCGTCGAAACTGTGTTAAGCAACTATGGCGGTGTCATGTTGACGGGTAGCCTCGATGAATCCATTGCTTTCGTCAATGACTATGCACCGGAACATCTCGAAGTCATGGTTAAAGACCCATTCATCGCCTTGAACAAAATCAATAATGCGGGTGAAATCTTGCTGGGTGATATGACACCGATCCCGACGGCCAATTATGCGCTCGGATTGAATGCAATTTTACCGACGGGTGGCTTTGCCAAAACATTTTCTTCAGTCAGCATTTGGGACTTCTTAAAGCGTAGCGGGGTAGGGTATCTTTCCCGCGAAGGCTATGATTACCTACAAGAGAACGTCGCCATGCTCGCAGATTATGAGGGTTTCCCGGCACATGCGCAGGCTTTGCGGATTCGCAATCAAATCCTGAACGAAGACTAG
- a CDS encoding NAD-dependent epimerase/dehydratase family protein: protein MKVFIAGIDGYLGWALAQYLTSQGHTVAGVDKLLRREWVAEVNSMSAIPIYDHGERLAAFKEHFGTDLDFRVGDLCDYDFVESFIGEFQPDAIVHLAQMPSAPYSMMDQKHSVWTQVNNITTNMNILWAIKEVAPQAHLVKLGTMGEYGQPNVDIPEGFFEVEYRGRKDRLPFPRQAGSWYHQSKVHDSHNTMFASKIWGIRATDIMQGVVFGSRWVGMGDDPRLATRLDFDQSFGTAINRFCAQAAVEHPLTLYGAGTMTRAFLPLRDSMRCLQLAVENPPEAGEFRVFNQFAESYSIKELAEMTQEVGSELGLDVQIRHYENPRTELEQHYYNPDRDNLVKIGYEPSQDVKSEMKLMIEDLRHHADRIRTKMDILVPDIRWDGSRRRSEVIEPVR, encoded by the coding sequence ATGAAGGTATTTATCGCCGGTATTGATGGTTATCTGGGATGGGCCCTGGCCCAATATCTGACGTCTCAGGGCCATACAGTGGCGGGTGTGGATAAATTGCTGCGCCGCGAATGGGTCGCAGAAGTCAACAGCATGAGCGCCATCCCGATTTACGACCATGGCGAGCGGTTGGCCGCTTTTAAAGAGCATTTCGGTACAGATCTCGATTTTCGTGTTGGCGATTTGTGCGATTATGACTTCGTCGAATCGTTCATTGGCGAATTTCAGCCGGACGCGATCGTCCACCTGGCGCAGATGCCATCAGCACCCTATTCTATGATGGATCAGAAGCACAGCGTCTGGACACAAGTCAACAATATCACCACCAACATGAATATTTTATGGGCTATTAAAGAAGTTGCACCGCAAGCCCATCTGGTGAAGCTCGGGACGATGGGCGAATACGGTCAGCCAAACGTCGATATTCCCGAAGGTTTCTTCGAAGTGGAATATCGTGGTCGCAAAGATCGTCTGCCTTTCCCACGTCAGGCGGGTAGCTGGTACCATCAAAGCAAGGTCCATGATTCCCATAACACGATGTTCGCCAGCAAAATCTGGGGCATTCGTGCTACAGATATTATGCAGGGTGTAGTCTTTGGGTCACGTTGGGTTGGCATGGGAGATGATCCTCGGCTGGCAACCCGGCTGGACTTTGACCAGAGCTTCGGCACAGCGATCAATCGTTTTTGTGCACAGGCTGCCGTTGAGCACCCCCTGACGTTGTATGGGGCTGGTACAATGACTCGCGCCTTCTTGCCATTGCGTGATTCAATGCGCTGTTTGCAACTCGCTGTCGAGAACCCGCCAGAAGCTGGTGAATTCCGCGTTTTCAACCAGTTTGCAGAATCATACAGCATCAAAGAACTAGCAGAGATGACACAGGAAGTGGGTTCTGAATTAGGGTTGGATGTTCAGATCCGCCACTATGAAAATCCGCGTACTGAGTTGGAACAGCATTACTATAATCCGGATCGCGATAACCTGGTTAAGATTGGTTACGAGCCATCTCAGGATGTGAAATCCGAGATGAAGCTGATGATTGAAGATCTACGACATCATGCCGATCGTATCCGCACTAAAATGGACATCCTCGTGCCGGATATCCGCTGGGATGGTTCTCGTCGTCGTTCAGAGGTAATTGAACCAGTCCGGTAA
- the asd gene encoding aspartate-semialdehyde dehydrogenase yields MSKKIDVAVLGATGAVGQRFIQLLEDHPWFQVTELVGKSSAGKRYGDAVNWVLNGNPPESVVDLTVKPLDAELDAPLVFSALPKEAAVDREPQLASAGHIVCTNAGAHRMAKDVPLLIPEVNADHVQLVDVQRANRDWTTGALIANSNCTVMPLVMALAPLRQFGIRRVSVVSEQAISGAGYPGVASLDILDNVIPYVGGDEDKMQTESLKMLGTYVAGQIDLFDAVVSATCTRVPVIDGHLVNISVDLESKPSIDEIITAWGTYQGDSRVALLPSAPEKPLQYLSQIDRPQPRRDRDAGKGMMTSIGRLRECPVLGYKFAALSHNTIRGAAGSSILNAELLAVTGYIPSFEPELAQALP; encoded by the coding sequence ATGTCGAAGAAGATCGATGTCGCCGTTTTAGGAGCGACAGGTGCAGTAGGGCAGCGGTTTATCCAGTTATTAGAAGATCATCCCTGGTTCCAGGTGACTGAGCTTGTAGGGAAAAGCAGTGCGGGTAAGCGCTATGGCGATGCTGTCAACTGGGTTCTTAATGGCAATCCGCCAGAGTCTGTTGTTGATCTCACTGTAAAGCCGCTTGATGCAGAGTTGGATGCACCGCTCGTCTTTAGTGCACTACCTAAAGAGGCTGCTGTAGATCGCGAACCTCAGCTTGCCTCAGCAGGGCATATTGTATGCACAAATGCGGGCGCACATCGCATGGCAAAAGATGTGCCACTGCTTATCCCTGAAGTCAATGCAGATCACGTTCAACTCGTTGATGTTCAACGTGCAAATCGTGATTGGACAACAGGTGCTCTGATTGCGAATAGCAACTGTACAGTCATGCCACTTGTGATGGCCCTGGCACCCCTACGCCAGTTTGGCATCCGCCGCGTGAGTGTGGTTTCAGAGCAAGCTATCAGCGGGGCAGGGTACCCTGGCGTTGCTTCGCTGGATATTCTCGATAATGTCATCCCCTATGTCGGCGGGGATGAAGATAAAATGCAGACTGAGTCTCTGAAGATGCTGGGTACGTATGTCGCTGGTCAAATTGACCTTTTTGATGCTGTCGTCAGCGCAACTTGTACGCGGGTTCCTGTGATAGATGGTCATCTTGTGAACATCTCTGTTGATCTGGAATCCAAGCCTTCAATTGATGAGATCATCACAGCATGGGGGACTTACCAGGGAGACAGCCGTGTTGCGTTGCTGCCTTCGGCCCCAGAGAAGCCCTTGCAGTACTTAAGCCAGATAGATCGTCCACAGCCACGCCGTGATCGTGATGCTGGCAAGGGGATGATGACATCTATTGGCCGTTTGCGTGAGTGCCCTGTGCTTGGTTACAAATTCGCGGCATTATCGCATAATACTATTCGAGGTGCAGCAGGCTCTAGCATCCTCAATGCAGAACTACTAGCTGTTACGGGGTATATCCCATCTTTTGAGCCTGAGCTGGCACAGGCGCTTCCTTGA
- a CDS encoding helix-turn-helix transcriptional regulator, protein MQDTRRHILEILREREEATVSEIVDELCQRRGESITAVTVRHHLGILQNDQMITISTTKHRRSPGRPQHLYTLTSVAENQFANNYQDLATNLLKELRTALPEKDVNVILEGVADSMASSACVPEGPIEERISSAIEYMNGHGYEAAYEPTEGGYLLYTYNCPYHAISKSDSALCQMDMRLIASMIGVVPRLVSQIADGSAACSYFIPVPS, encoded by the coding sequence ATGCAAGATACACGCCGACATATTCTCGAAATTCTACGAGAGCGTGAAGAAGCGACCGTGAGCGAAATTGTTGACGAGTTATGTCAACGGCGCGGCGAGAGCATCACGGCAGTGACTGTGCGCCATCATCTCGGCATCTTGCAAAATGATCAGATGATTACAATCTCCACAACAAAACATCGCCGAAGTCCAGGACGACCTCAACACCTGTATACACTCACCAGCGTTGCTGAGAATCAATTTGCTAATAACTATCAGGACCTAGCAACCAATCTCCTGAAGGAATTGCGCACAGCATTACCAGAGAAAGATGTCAACGTCATTCTGGAAGGCGTTGCAGATTCAATGGCTTCTTCTGCTTGCGTACCAGAAGGGCCCATTGAAGAGCGTATTTCATCAGCTATCGAATATATGAATGGGCATGGATACGAAGCCGCCTACGAACCCACTGAGGGAGGCTACCTACTTTACACCTACAATTGTCCTTATCATGCTATCTCTAAATCTGATAGCGCGCTGTGCCAGATGGATATGCGGCTAATCGCCTCAATGATTGGCGTTGTGCCACGCCTTGTCTCACAAATCGCTGATGGCTCAGCGGCTTGCTCGTATTTTATCCCCGTCCCCTCCTGA
- the erpA gene encoding iron-sulfur cluster insertion protein ErpA, whose protein sequence is MAVIEEPQTLSVEEAALIVTPAAVGVIKNLLEQRNIPDHALRVFVTGGGCSGLQYGMSFEAEAQDYDAVVEKDGVRLLVDPTSLVYLKGATIDFVDSLIGGGFRIDNPNAVSQCGCGHSFKAENGEGAAEGGCSTCSSSY, encoded by the coding sequence ATGGCTGTGATTGAAGAACCCCAGACCTTAAGTGTAGAGGAAGCCGCACTGATTGTGACACCCGCTGCAGTCGGCGTTATTAAGAATCTGTTGGAACAGCGCAATATCCCGGATCACGCTCTGCGCGTGTTCGTTACGGGTGGCGGTTGCTCTGGTTTACAATATGGTATGTCTTTCGAGGCAGAAGCGCAGGATTACGATGCTGTTGTTGAAAAAGACGGCGTCCGCCTCCTGGTTGACCCAACCAGCCTTGTTTATCTCAAAGGTGCCACCATCGACTTTGTTGACAGCCTGATTGGCGGCGGCTTCCGCATTGATAATCCCAATGCCGTTTCACAATGCGGTTGTGGTCACTCCTTCAAAGCGGAAAATGGCGAAGGCGCTGCCGAAGGTGGTTGCAGTACCTGCAGCAGCAGCTACTAA